A section of the Hyphomicrobiales bacterium genome encodes:
- the cysS gene encoding cysteine--tRNA ligase gives MAKDAGPGFRGLRLYNTLTRAKQEFVPLDPANVRMYVCGPTVYDFAHIGNARPIIVFDVLFRLLRHLYGETKVTYVRNITDVDDKIIARAAEEGTSVDEITRRTTKQFHEDVAALGCLEPTHEPRATQHIGEMIAMIERLIANGCAYRADGHVLFDVTKFADYGKLSNRSTDEMIAGARVEVAPYKKNPMDFVLWKPSTPEQPGWDSPWGRGRPGWHLECSAMSEALLGETFDIHGGGIDLVFPHHENEIAQSRCAHGTETMARYWLHNGYLQVEGQKMSKSLGNFVTIRDLLKTDKFGGRKWPGAVLKLAMLMTHYREPIDFTVGRLEDAERIWRRWGRIEKALGEWDWQLVNALKSTPEPQEGILGFLCDDMNTHAAIATMQTLARSAEGGYERAGEILVATAEFLGMELNEAVLLDHVPDIERALIDSLLAARAKARAAKDWAEADRIRDELAEMGIQLKDSKDPETGEMKTEWEVAR, from the coding sequence ATGGCGAAGGACGCCGGGCCGGGCTTCAGGGGGCTGAGGCTCTACAACACGTTGACGCGGGCAAAGCAGGAATTCGTTCCGCTCGATCCCGCCAATGTGCGCATGTATGTGTGCGGGCCGACGGTCTACGACTTCGCCCATATCGGCAATGCGCGGCCGATCATCGTCTTCGACGTGCTGTTCCGCCTCTTGCGGCACCTCTATGGCGAGACCAAAGTCACCTACGTTCGCAATATCACCGACGTCGACGACAAGATCATCGCCCGGGCGGCGGAGGAGGGGACTTCCGTCGACGAGATCACCCGACGCACGACGAAGCAGTTCCACGAGGACGTGGCGGCGCTCGGCTGCCTTGAGCCGACCCACGAGCCGCGCGCGACGCAGCACATCGGCGAGATGATCGCCATGATCGAGCGGCTGATCGCAAACGGCTGCGCCTATCGGGCGGACGGCCATGTGCTGTTCGACGTGACCAAATTCGCCGACTACGGCAAGCTGTCGAACCGCTCGACCGACGAGATGATCGCCGGCGCCCGCGTCGAGGTCGCGCCCTACAAGAAGAACCCGATGGATTTCGTGCTGTGGAAGCCGTCGACGCCCGAGCAACCGGGCTGGGATTCACCGTGGGGCCGCGGCCGGCCCGGCTGGCACCTCGAATGCTCGGCCATGTCGGAAGCCCTGCTCGGCGAGACGTTCGACATCCATGGCGGCGGCATCGACCTGGTCTTCCCGCACCACGAAAACGAGATCGCTCAGTCGCGCTGCGCCCACGGCACCGAAACCATGGCCCGCTACTGGCTGCACAACGGCTACCTCCAGGTCGAGGGCCAGAAAATGTCGAAAAGCCTGGGGAATTTCGTGACGATTAGGGACTTGCTGAAGACTGACAAGTTCGGTGGGCGCAAATGGCCCGGCGCGGTGTTGAAATTGGCTATGCTCATGACTCATTACCGCGAGCCAATCGACTTCACAGTGGGACGCTTGGAGGATGCCGAGCGAATCTGGCGGCGGTGGGGACGGATCGAAAAAGCGCTCGGCGAATGGGATTGGCAGTTGGTGAACGCCCTGAAATCCACACCTGAGCCGCAGGAGGGCATTCTCGGGTTTTTGTGCGATGACATGAACACGCACGCGGCGATCGCGACAATGCAGACATTGGCAAGGTCCGCGGAGGGCGGATACGAGCGTGCCGGAGAGATCCTTGTGGCGACGGCCGAATTCCTTGGCATGGAACTAAATGAGGCTGTCCTGCTCGATCATGTCCCCGATATCGAAAGAGCGCTGATCGACAGCCTGCTCGCCGCCCGCGCCAAGGCCCGCGCCGCCAAGGACTGGGCCGAGGCCGACCGCATCCGCGACGAGCTGGCGGAAATGGGCATCCAGCTCAAGGATTCGAAAGACCCCGAGACCGGCGAGATGAAGACCGAATGGGAGGTCGCGCGATGA
- a CDS encoding DUF559 domain-containing protein codes for MVSHAREMRHEATDAEAKLWSARRNLQLVQAKFRRQVPLGLFIGDFVCFEARHVVEADGGQHAEAEKDRWRDRWFAENGYRTLRFWNNEILENLEGVLLAISTALSNSPPHPVRPAASPPSPARGEGSRATGQRFTNEEPR; via the coding sequence CTGGTCTCACATGCCCGGGAAATGCGCCATGAAGCAACCGACGCGGAGGCAAAGCTTTGGAGCGCACGCCGCAATCTGCAGCTTGTCCAGGCGAAGTTCCGGCGGCAGGTCCCGTTGGGGCTCTTTATCGGTGACTTTGTGTGTTTCGAGGCACGCCACGTGGTGGAAGCGGACGGTGGTCAGCACGCCGAAGCCGAAAAGGATCGCTGGCGAGACCGCTGGTTCGCCGAGAATGGCTATCGGACTCTGCGGTTCTGGAACAACGAGATCCTTGAGAATCTGGAAGGCGTTCTACTGGCGATTTCAACTGCTCTGTCGAATTCACCCCCTCACCCGGTTCGGCCGGCGGCCTCGCCACCCTCTCCCGCAAGGGGAGAGGGTTCACGCGCGACTGGCCAGCGATTCACGAACGAGGAACCGCGATGA
- a CDS encoding branched-chain amino acid ABC transporter permease, whose protein sequence is MIHNIQIAILGLVLGGVYALMASGLTLIFGVMGIVNLGHASFMVMAAFISFFAFKGLGLDPILSIVITMPAMFLVGVIVYRILFAHAIADPHKRAVTVLVTFALALVVEGMLGYLFSNIYRSTNPSYASEAILFGPFYIPEGQFYAMLLSMVILIGLWAFLQYTRTGYAIRATTHNRTAAEVVGVNVDRISMLVFGIGMALAGASGSLLSYLFSFYPSKHWEWVAILLSLVVLGGMGSLLGALIGALVLSVIAAFVSSSFGPTWSPVTFYLALFVILLVRPQGLLGKRSEL, encoded by the coding sequence GTGATCCACAACATCCAGATCGCCATCCTCGGTCTGGTGCTCGGCGGCGTCTATGCGCTGATGGCCTCCGGCCTGACTCTGATCTTCGGCGTCATGGGCATCGTCAATCTCGGCCACGCCTCCTTCATGGTCATGGCGGCCTTCATCTCCTTCTTCGCCTTCAAGGGCCTTGGGCTCGACCCGATCTTATCCATCGTCATCACCATGCCGGCCATGTTCCTGGTCGGCGTTATCGTCTACCGGATTCTGTTCGCCCATGCGATCGCCGATCCCCACAAGCGCGCGGTGACGGTTCTCGTCACGTTCGCGCTGGCGCTCGTCGTCGAGGGCATGCTCGGCTACCTGTTTTCCAACATCTACCGCTCGACCAACCCCTCCTACGCGTCGGAGGCAATCCTCTTCGGGCCCTTCTACATTCCCGAGGGGCAGTTCTACGCGATGCTGCTCTCCATGGTCATCCTCATCGGGCTGTGGGCGTTTCTGCAATATACCCGTACCGGCTACGCTATCCGCGCGACCACCCACAACCGCACCGCTGCCGAGGTGGTCGGCGTCAATGTCGACCGCATCTCGATGCTGGTCTTCGGCATCGGCATGGCGCTCGCCGGCGCCTCGGGCTCGCTGCTCTCCTACCTTTTTTCATTTTATCCGAGCAAACATTGGGAGTGGGTGGCGATCCTGTTGTCCCTGGTCGTGCTCGGCGGCATGGGCAGCCTGCTCGGCGCGCTCATCGGCGCGCTCGTGCTGTCGGTCATCGCGGCGTTCGTTTCCTCCAGTTTCGGGCCGACCTGGTCGCCGGTCACCTTCTATCTCGCCTTGTTCGTGATCCTGCTGGTGCGCCCGCAAGGGCTCCTCGGCAAAAGGTCGGAGCTTTGA
- a CDS encoding amino acid ABC transporter substrate-binding protein yields the protein MKQILKLMAVGAAMLAIPVSAQAEQVVFGASLPITGGLAINGQKHKDGYELCVELVNKSGGLLGEPVKLIVSDNQSVNETAQAQFERLINEDKVSVLLGTFSSRITFPTTSIAEQNKMVYPVPSGVALQIYERGYKYIFNFQPNAAEYLGKSYGTLMKELVKPDQMPKKAAVVYADDFYANAAVAGLIGSKRTIAGTDKVIDLAPGALADSGIEVVFEQQWPEEGFSDWITLANSVKGSGADMVVGFTASPDEAIQLVRAFKTIDYQPTAVIMGQGTQAEFHDQLADAANGVMIHSAWHPAVEWVGTIGGKDFSNQDFIREFKAKFGSEPDEDNAIPFATCQGMVEAVAGANSTDNQVLRDWLASRTKDEPVKTILGNFHWDEKGLPLDKSFLITQWQNGELKFVYPLGEFPGTADLIWPKPKW from the coding sequence ATGAAACAAATTCTCAAGTTAATGGCCGTGGGAGCGGCGATGCTCGCGATCCCGGTATCGGCTCAGGCCGAGCAGGTGGTCTTCGGCGCCTCGCTGCCGATCACCGGCGGCCTCGCCATCAATGGCCAGAAGCACAAGGACGGCTACGAGCTGTGCGTCGAGCTCGTCAACAAGTCCGGCGGGCTGCTCGGCGAACCGGTCAAGCTCATCGTTTCCGACAACCAGTCGGTCAACGAAACCGCGCAGGCGCAGTTCGAACGCTTGATCAACGAGGACAAGGTGAGCGTGCTGCTCGGCACCTTCTCGAGCCGCATCACCTTCCCGACGACGTCGATCGCCGAGCAGAACAAGATGGTCTACCCGGTTCCCTCGGGCGTGGCGCTGCAGATTTACGAGCGCGGTTACAAATACATCTTCAACTTCCAGCCCAACGCCGCCGAATATCTCGGCAAATCCTATGGCACTCTGATGAAGGAGCTGGTCAAGCCCGACCAGATGCCGAAGAAGGCGGCGGTGGTTTATGCCGACGACTTCTATGCCAACGCCGCGGTCGCCGGCCTCATCGGCTCCAAGCGCACGATCGCCGGCACCGACAAGGTCATCGATCTGGCGCCCGGCGCTCTTGCCGATTCGGGCATCGAGGTGGTGTTCGAGCAGCAGTGGCCGGAAGAGGGCTTCTCTGACTGGATTACGCTCGCCAACTCCGTCAAGGGCAGCGGCGCCGACATGGTCGTCGGCTTCACCGCCTCCCCGGACGAGGCGATCCAGCTGGTGCGCGCCTTCAAGACCATCGACTATCAGCCGACCGCCGTCATTATGGGTCAGGGCACGCAGGCCGAGTTCCATGACCAGCTGGCTGATGCCGCCAACGGCGTGATGATCCATTCCGCCTGGCACCCGGCGGTCGAGTGGGTCGGCACGATCGGCGGCAAGGATTTCTCCAACCAGGACTTCATTCGCGAGTTCAAGGCGAAATTCGGCAGCGAGCCGGACGAGGACAATGCGATCCCCTTTGCGACCTGCCAGGGCATGGTCGAGGCGGTCGCCGGGGCCAACTCGACCGACAATCAGGTGCTGCGCGACTGGCTTGCCTCGCGGACCAAGGATGAGCCCGTAAAGACGATCCTCGGCAACTTCCATTGGGACGAGAAGGGCCTGCCGCTCGACAAGTCGTTCCTCATCACCCAATGGCAGAATGGCGAACTGAAATTCGTCTATCCGCTCGGCGAGTTCCCGGGCACGGCCGATCTGATCTGGCCGAAGCCGAAATGGTAA
- a CDS encoding GYD domain-containing protein: protein MAKYIALVNWTDQGIKGVKESPKRVDAARGLAKKLGCEMKDLYMTIGPYDMVAMLEAPDDEAAAKFALTLGSAGNVRTTTLKAFSEDSFRKIVAAL from the coding sequence ATGGCCAAGTATATCGCGCTTGTCAATTGGACGGACCAGGGCATCAAAGGCGTCAAGGAATCGCCGAAACGCGTTGATGCCGCGCGCGGTCTCGCCAAGAAACTGGGCTGCGAGATGAAAGACCTCTATATGACGATCGGACCCTATGACATGGTCGCCATGCTGGAGGCGCCGGACGACGAAGCGGCGGCGAAATTCGCGCTCACGCTGGGGTCGGCGGGCAATGTGCGCACGACCACCTTGAAGGCGTTTTCGGAGGACTCGTTCCGCAAGATCGTCGCCGCCTTGTGA
- a CDS encoding GFA family protein: MMSKDGNGRYTGGCQCGAVRFAVEGTLGRPSICHCRMCQKAFGGFYAPLVGIGRARLAWTRGEPKRFQSSNHVKRGFCADCGTPLTYEAPDGVALAIGAFDDPAALAPVMQYGIEGRLPYVDGLPALPALRTEDEIAAAAYLKTIISHQHPDHETAEWPPHGQVT, translated from the coding sequence ATGATGAGCAAGGACGGAAACGGCCGTTACACCGGCGGCTGCCAATGCGGCGCCGTGCGCTTCGCGGTCGAGGGCACGCTCGGCCGGCCGTCGATCTGCCATTGCCGCATGTGCCAGAAGGCGTTCGGCGGCTTCTACGCGCCGCTCGTCGGCATCGGCCGCGCGCGGCTTGCCTGGACGCGCGGCGAACCGAAACGGTTCCAAAGCTCCAATCATGTGAAGCGCGGCTTCTGCGCCGATTGCGGCACGCCGCTGACCTACGAGGCGCCCGATGGCGTGGCGCTGGCGATCGGCGCCTTCGACGATCCGGCGGCGCTTGCCCCGGTCATGCAATACGGCATCGAGGGCAGGCTACCCTATGTCGACGGCCTGCCGGCGCTGCCGGCGCTGCGCACCGAAGACGAGATCGCGGCCGCCGCCTACCTCAAAACCATCATCAGCCATCAGCATCCCGACCACGAAACGGCCGAATGGCCGCCCCACGGACAAGTGACATGA
- a CDS encoding ABC transporter ATP-binding protein has product MAVLTIENVVAGYGIGPDILTGLSLSVEADKSYCIVGPNGAGKSTLLKVICGLLPTRSGQVVFDGATLNGQRADQILHRGICFVPQDRSLFPDMTVRENLRMGGYILKNWAEVDARVDAMFELFPILKERSSQPAKTLSGGQQQMLLLGRALVLRPKIIMLDEPSLGLAPKVSRQIYDSMERLKAAGITLIVVEQNARLGLKFADWGCVLDLGKLVFEGPSQTVLDDPRIEELYLGRRRPRTGNGT; this is encoded by the coding sequence ATGGCAGTCCTCACAATCGAAAACGTCGTTGCCGGCTACGGCATCGGCCCCGACATCCTCACCGGCCTTTCGCTCAGCGTCGAGGCCGACAAGAGCTACTGCATCGTCGGCCCCAACGGCGCCGGCAAGTCGACCCTGCTCAAGGTCATCTGCGGCCTCCTGCCGACGCGAAGCGGCCAGGTCGTCTTCGACGGCGCGACGCTGAACGGGCAGCGGGCCGACCAGATTCTGCATCGCGGCATTTGCTTCGTGCCCCAGGACCGTAGCCTGTTTCCCGACATGACGGTGCGCGAAAACCTGCGCATGGGCGGCTATATTCTCAAGAACTGGGCCGAGGTCGACGCGCGCGTCGACGCGATGTTCGAGCTGTTCCCGATCCTCAAGGAGCGCAGCAGCCAGCCCGCCAAGACGCTGTCCGGCGGGCAGCAGCAGATGCTGCTCCTCGGCCGGGCGCTGGTTCTCAGGCCGAAAATCATCATGCTCGACGAGCCGTCGCTGGGACTGGCGCCGAAGGTATCGCGGCAGATCTACGACTCCATGGAGCGCCTCAAGGCGGCCGGCATCACCCTGATCGTGGTCGAGCAGAACGCGCGCCTCGGCCTGAAGTTCGCCGACTGGGGCTGCGTCCTCGATCTCGGCAAGCTGGTGTTCGAGGGCCCGTCGCAAACGGTCCTCGACGACCCGCGCATCGAGGAACTGTATCTCGGCCGCCGCCGACCGCGCACGGGGAACGGCACGTGA
- a CDS encoding ABC transporter ATP-binding protein: MNLPLLEICDAAKSFGGIKAVDACSFSVEQGSITALIGPNGAGKTTVFNMINGLHRCDAGAILFEGKRIERLQPHQITRRGISRTFQVSRQLGDLTVLENLVVQSPARGLGGLIGQSILGEERERGMELLEFVGIAELADEPAAKLSYGQKKLMDLAAGMMADPRLFLLDEPAGGINPALLELIIDRVERLRKQGVTFLIVEHNMDMVMNVCDPVIVMAYGKVLAEGPPAKIQADPLVLEAYLGVA, from the coding sequence TTGAACTTGCCTCTTCTGGAAATTTGCGACGCGGCCAAGTCCTTCGGCGGCATCAAGGCGGTCGACGCCTGCTCCTTCTCTGTCGAGCAGGGCAGCATCACCGCGTTGATCGGCCCCAACGGCGCCGGCAAGACGACCGTGTTCAACATGATCAACGGGCTGCACCGCTGCGACGCCGGCGCCATTCTGTTCGAGGGCAAGCGCATCGAACGGCTGCAGCCGCATCAGATCACCCGCCGCGGCATCAGCCGGACGTTCCAGGTCAGCCGCCAGCTCGGCGACCTGACGGTGCTCGAAAACCTCGTCGTCCAGTCGCCGGCCAGGGGCCTTGGCGGCCTGATCGGGCAGAGCATCCTCGGCGAGGAGCGCGAGCGCGGCATGGAGCTGCTCGAATTCGTCGGCATCGCGGAACTTGCCGACGAGCCGGCGGCGAAGCTTTCATACGGCCAGAAGAAGCTGATGGATCTGGCCGCCGGCATGATGGCCGATCCCCGCTTGTTCCTGCTCGACGAGCCGGCCGGCGGCATCAACCCGGCGCTGCTCGAGCTCATCATCGACCGCGTCGAGCGGCTGCGCAAACAGGGCGTCACTTTCCTCATCGTCGAGCACAATATGGACATGGTCATGAATGTCTGCGATCCGGTCATCGTCATGGCCTACGGCAAGGTGCTGGCCGAGGGTCCGCCGGCCAAGATCCAGGCCGATCCGCTGGTGCTCGAAGCCTATCTGGGGGTCGCCTGA
- a CDS encoding VOC family protein, protein MTRHVLDHISLSVSDYARAKAFYTAALAPLGLVPMMEFSDEVTGSTDVVGFGTAGKPFFWLAAKGRQTPAQHIAFGAATRAEVGAFHKAALAAGGKDHGAPGLRPHYHPNYYGAFALDPDGNNIEAVCHEPE, encoded by the coding sequence ATGACCAGGCATGTTCTCGACCACATATCTTTGAGCGTCTCCGACTATGCCCGCGCCAAGGCGTTCTACACCGCCGCGCTGGCGCCGCTCGGCCTTGTGCCGATGATGGAGTTTTCCGACGAGGTCACCGGCTCAACCGATGTCGTCGGCTTCGGCACCGCGGGCAAGCCCTTCTTCTGGCTCGCGGCCAAGGGGCGGCAGACGCCGGCGCAGCACATCGCCTTCGGTGCCGCGACGCGCGCCGAGGTCGGCGCCTTCCACAAGGCGGCGCTCGCCGCCGGCGGCAAGGACCACGGCGCGCCGGGGCTGCGCCCCCACTATCACCCGAACTATTACGGCGCCTTCGCGCTCGACCCGGACGGCAACAATATCGAGGCGGTCTGCCACGAGCCCGAGTGA
- a CDS encoding branched-chain amino acid ABC transporter permease, which yields MSSLAGNLATGSAAAAAGPKRAFISALVIAAALFPLVHIAVGGLNYWLHMALFLFMNVAIASSWNIIGGYAGYISLGHNVFFAIGGYAAAILFAYFGISPFIAFPLCGLIAMAIGFLVGTITLRARGPTFIISTIALVLLTKILLDNWDYIGGTNGISLELLDLPVALVKLPFYYAMLALAIGAVWLSMRIRRSKFGLGLRAISQDETKAEVAGIPIRFYKILAFALSGLFIGMAGALWGYYLTYLSPVIFLSILVGAKFVLMTILGGRGTVSGPVVGAFVFIAANEFFVSQLGATELNIVATGTALILVLLFFPEGIVGTLKKNGRLPRFLDWD from the coding sequence ATGTCGTCGCTGGCCGGAAACCTCGCAACGGGCAGCGCCGCCGCCGCGGCCGGCCCCAAGCGCGCCTTCATCTCGGCCCTGGTGATCGCGGCCGCGCTCTTCCCGCTGGTCCACATCGCCGTCGGCGGGCTGAACTACTGGCTGCACATGGCGCTGTTCCTGTTCATGAACGTCGCCATCGCCTCGAGCTGGAACATCATCGGCGGCTATGCCGGCTATATCTCGCTCGGCCATAACGTGTTTTTCGCCATCGGCGGATACGCGGCCGCGATCCTGTTCGCCTATTTCGGCATATCGCCGTTTATCGCCTTCCCGCTGTGCGGCCTGATCGCCATGGCCATCGGCTTTCTGGTCGGCACGATTACGCTGAGGGCCCGCGGGCCGACCTTCATCATCTCGACCATCGCGCTGGTGCTGCTGACCAAGATCCTGCTCGACAATTGGGACTATATCGGCGGCACCAACGGTATCAGCCTGGAACTGCTCGATCTGCCGGTCGCGCTGGTCAAGCTGCCCTTCTATTACGCCATGCTGGCGCTGGCCATCGGCGCGGTGTGGCTTTCCATGCGCATCCGCCGGTCGAAGTTCGGGCTCGGCCTGCGGGCCATCTCGCAGGATGAGACCAAGGCGGAAGTGGCCGGAATTCCAATACGTTTTTACAAGATCCTCGCCTTTGCCCTGAGCGGCCTGTTCATCGGCATGGCCGGCGCCCTTTGGGGCTACTATCTCACCTATCTGAGCCCGGTCATCTTCCTGAGCATCCTGGTCGGGGCCAAGTTCGTGCTGATGACCATTCTCGGCGGCCGCGGAACGGTGTCCGGTCCCGTGGTCGGTGCCTTCGTCTTCATCGCCGCCAACGAGTTCTTCGTCTCCCAACTCGGCGCCACCGAGCTCAACATCGTGGCCACCGGCACGGCGCTTATCCTGGTGCTGCTGTTCTTCCCCGAAGGCATCGTCGGCACGCTGAAGAAGAACGGCCGCCTGCCCCGCTTCCTCGACTGGGATTGA